In Octopus sinensis unplaced genomic scaffold, ASM634580v1 Contig17982, whole genome shotgun sequence, the sequence TTCTAGGTTCTACACATCCTGATAGACAGTTTCCACAGCGAACAAAGGATTTCCTTCAAGACAAATAGCTCTCCAGCCATCGATAAATCTTTATGCCTGCTTcgctataatataatttttttataaataaaaaatcaaatatttcaagCAATAACGTCATAATTCGCAATAATCAATCTTGTTAATTATACGATAAATCGACAACTTAAGTAGAATTATTTCCGCATGTATTTTTTTAACATGAAAATAACcgaattaaaaatgataattggAGGTCTTATTATTTTAGCATTGTCCATTTCCATTGCTCTTGGCATAGATACTATACTCATCCATAGAAAAGTGAAATGCCTAAATATACTTATAACGTAGACTGAGAATATCCATGGTGCTGTGAGCAGCAGCAGTCCACTGTGTTCTTCTCATGGACGTAGTATTTTGAAGGATGGAGGTTCTGCAGTGGATGCCGCTATCTCTGTTGCCCTTTGCATCGGAGTAGTAAACGCCCACAGTTCTGGAATTGGAGGGTTGATTTCTGGTGATCGTTCATTAGTAGGGGAGCCTTTATTGTTGTCCGAGATTCGGCAGGAAACGTTAAGGCGTTTGATGCACGGGAAACAGCCCCAGCTGCTTCTAAAAAGGATATGTTCGATAATAATACTTCTCGGGAGGGAGGACTATCAGTTGGAGTTCCAGGATTTCTTAAGGGGATCTTCAGAGTCCATCAAATCTATGGAAGGTATTTTTCTCgaatcaataaaaatagaaattcctGGAAAACACTGTTTAAAAACGTGATTGAACTTTGTGATGAAGGAGTAGAGATCTCCCAACCAATGGGTTTTAATTGTGTTCTAATCAATTAGCGAAGGCATTTAACACAAAAATCTCCATTCAGGAAATCCGATACACTCCTCAACTTGGCAACATCTATTCCTCAAATATTAGCAATACTTGTTGTGttagaaaagaaggagaaaaagtcaAACTGACGGAATTGGCAACTACTCTGAGCATCATTGCATCAGAAGGGATTAAACCATTTTATGAAGGAGAGATCGCTGATAACATCATTTCTGCGGTATACCAGTCATTCTGATTGCCAAAGGTAGTTCAAAATGGAGGGATTATGACAAAACAAGATCTCGAAAACTATAAAATCATTGAAGAAAGCccaatttttgttaaaattcgaGGTTTATGGTAATTTTTAAATTCTAAGAAAGCACAATTTACTCGGTGCCGCCTCCTAgcatttcaagttttatttttgcggttttgaaaattttggaaaaatttgaactcaaagatgaGGACTTTGAGAATCCTGAAACATATAGGAAAATTTTGGAGGTTTCCTGTACTTGACATTATATAGACTTTTCGATACGCCTATTTAGGGGTTGAGAACTTCGGCGACGTTGAGGATCGAGGGACTGAGATGTTAAATCAAATTTTAAGGTTTTATCTTGTAAATGAGGCTAGCGAGGAGTTTGCCGAAGAAGTTTATAAAAAAGTTCTTAAGGGCACAGTCGAAAACGGACCAGTCTCTACCAATCCTTCATTCAGGGAAGACAGCGTCGGGACTTCACATATTTCTGTAATCGACGATACCGGCCAAACTGTCTCGAttacatcgttatcattattattaaaattggtATTTCAGGTCCATTAATCGGTATTTCGGGTCACATGTAATGACTCGAGATGGAATAATCCTCAATAATCACATGGATGATTTTTCCAGTGGTTCAGATAACCTTAATTTTACAGTTTGTAATTTTTCGTTGTAATCAGAACAATTTACCATTGCCTGGTCATCGCCCAATTTCTGGAATGGCCCCCCTAATAATCGCGGACGAATCAAATGGGAAAATATTTAGTTTAGGTGGAACCAATGGGACCCGAATTGTTACTGGTTAATTTTTTCGCAAAACAGAAAGGGCTTGCGAACGTcctcataaatatttttattcgcggatataatttagagaaagcTATTGAAGCTCCGAGATTACATGTTTTGAGTAGCCCGAGGGTATTTTACGAAGGTAGGACGTTTTATGAATACTTTTTAGATGGATTTAAACCTCATGTATTGGAGGCACTTGGAGGAATGGGGTACGAGATGATACATTCGACTGAGGGTATCAATATTGTCAACGGAGTCTCCGTTGTCGGGAATAAATTTGAAGCTCATGGAGACACTAGGAAATTCGGAAAAGGAATCGTTTTTTaagtaatgaaatattttattagccCTTATTTCGAGATTTTCTaactaataaaatatatcaaaatctcATTTTTCTAATAACATATTGTAAATTGActgttgttttaaatatttgtcattttttGAATACCTtgatgaatatttgaaaaaaaaatttattaaataaaccgCAGGCAAATCAAAATATGACTTAAACCCTGaccttaaaaataaacaaaaatgcattCATTATCTACgtaatcatttttttaatttttaaattcctgAACAACTACTCTTAAATCATTCTAATGCTCTGTTATCTAATGTTCAGTTACTGTTATTTTAATATTACCGCGGTTATAAGTTAAAATGCATCAAGTTAAAACAATAGTAATTCCCTTTAAAAATAATCCGCTTGAAGTTCCTAATTCAATAAATCATACAGAAATGCAACAAAGTATACGAAAAATATGGAAAACCGATAAGGAATAAAGTAAACTCAAAGCGAAATAGAATATTGGACAAGGGATTAAAAATATGCACGACCAGTTGTGCCAGCTGTTTATTAAGAATTACAAACTCACTATTTACTAAAAATTAAcgtgagaggcaacgcaacgtcAATTATGTTGGGGGGGTCCACTTCGGATAGATGGCTTTGTTAACTTCTAGTAAATTACAGTAacttttgattaaaatatatcatttcaCACTTAAAATTAACTAAACTAAATATTACTGCTCCAGTTGGCTAAGTTGAACAGCGCTCGCAAAGTATtactaataaagaaaaataggCGTTTGAAATAGCTactttttatgaatatttgttaTTGATTATTCAGTaattgattaatcaattaatcattTTTCCGGAATGATTACAGTTGCATGATTGTATTTTTTATCGGGTTTGAtcatcaaaaaaatatataaacttacgataataagaatcaaaatattgaattacaAAAAAATCGAACGTTAATttatcatataaaaaaatattattgtaaaaaaagaaaaatatcctttaattttaatacaaaattgatttatattttgtatttaatttattattttaaatcgtAAAAGATTATAAATATAATCAGATCTAATTTCATATGCTTCTTGTTGCATTCttgttaataaaattataatagatCTTCCTAATATTCAATTCCTTTGCCATTTCTAAAAATGTTGATGTCGAAATCACTAAAGAAAATCAAGATGGACAGGTCATCGAAATATCTGCCTCAGGGAACTTGCAATCTGTCATAGAAAGACTAAGAAATTTCAAGAAATCTATTCTGGACATTGTAAGAACATACAAATAAACTTAGTTTTATCCTAATTCTGGTCTCTCTGATGCAGTCGACGTTACTACAGATATTCTTAGCTCTTACACACCAGGTAAATAATTTCGTATCAGTTCTTAGAGAATGAAGCGAGCATTCCAAAAAAAGACCTGCCGATCGACAGTCAATCTGTGGAAGATCCAAGTGGGATCAAAAATGGCTCAGATGAGTATCCTATTTACAAGTCGAAGTTAGAGAATTTCCTGGCATGGGTTAATATAGATTATGTAATTTATAAGGTCCACTTCAACCGTAATCCAATCGTGATTGGATTGTCTGCTTTCTGTCTCCTTTTGGTGCTAATGGTGGTCGTGAGTGGATACATAAAAATGAGAAGGTCACGAAAAGTTGGATTTTAAGTCTTACATGTTTTTAGCACTATGATCGACTGAACGATGACATTGATTCCATCGATAAACAGAAACTGGTTAATTATGTCGATTAATTTGTCATAGGATGCATAATTACTTACACTAACAATTTCCTCGGTTATACTAATCAgtgatttttattaatttgattttGGGTTTTATAAGCTGAAAGGAGATTAAAGAGACAAAGTGATCTGTATATAATAAAAACGAGTCATCTAGGCCTATTTTGTAAACTAATTTTGGTGCAAAGAATATACTTTAAATAAATCGATAATTTAGTTCGTTGTTAAATAAAATAGATCAAGGTGCATTTTTCTAATCAAAAATGATTTAAACAATCAAATTTTTTTGATCAAGAatgaaatttttataaatattctaacatgaaataattttttttttttttttgatgaaaaccaaccaataactacaagttaattaattaaaagcttcaagtgcgggaagccgacgcgatcgagaaagaattagagcgtactatcgcaagggatatccgctcgaaaaaccatctcgattcgcgggcgtcgcctgtgatggcagacatgcgggatccgatctcctgaacgaagctgattgccttactgcccaaggaacatgaaataattatACTTGAAATTCGAATAAAAAATTTGGTCGTTTCATATTTTCCTCAAAATAATTgctttatatttaatattgttgaaaGGCTTTCATTACAtcgtaattattatatatttttcttttaagagcAGGATTATTTTTGAATAACAAATTCTAATTATTGAACGCGTCATACTATGACGCACCATCACGATTTTtcgattttatttcttaattttgatACAAAAATGGAGATGACCTTTTTCATGGTTTAGAGTTCgaactaaaaagaaaacaaattagagACCCAAAGAATAAAAACCAAATATTCAAGTATATCAATCCTCTCAAAATGTTAGCCGCTTTTACCTCTTTTAGTTATATTAATggcatattttatattcataagaattgattattcaaaatttagtccaaagaatAAAAAACCATCTATCAAATACATTTAGATCCTGCTTTAAAGGATAACGGTAACAATGGTACATTTAAGAAAACGCAcaaaagcaaattaaaaatatatatcgtcGTTAGCGTTCCTACCAAAtccaatacacacaaataaaacccAATATCCGTTATCCGCTCCTCTTGGGGCAGATGTGAAGACGACCTTATGAAAACATCATCGAATCCTTCGTCACTAGCTTCCGTTTCTGGGACAATAGACATCCAATCATCTTCCAAATTTGTATCTCCGCCTATAATCCTCCTCCTACACTCCATAATATCCTCGACCACCCCGCTCAACCTCTCGCCTGTCAACCTAAAAACATGACACTCCCATATAACGGAATTCAGGCATACCTCAGCACTAGAGTAGTGACGAAATCCACAGATACGGAGTAAATTGTACATCCCCTCTTCTATCTCACCACCCCTCAACCGTACATCTTGCATTACTGATCCAGACATTGCTTCCAAAATTTGATCTATCACTTCTGCTCGGCCTATCAggaaattgaatataaaaaccaCCACCgtgagaatatatttctaaaatccaCTCAAATATACTATTTTCCCGCCAGGAAGACTTTAATTCAGCAGAGGACTGAATCAAATCCAACTTTATAAGTCGACTCACAATTTGACGGCGGGTTCTATCTTTACGTATCAAACGAGACATGATATCTTCCACCGGGGTTTCTAGGACTCAATAAACAAACCAAACTTGATACTCCTCTCAGCTCAGTAAACAAATGACAAAGTTCGTAGTCTTCCTCCTcattccatttttttccttttcgtgtCCCAGCAAGTTCATAAGTGTTGTTTCCATGAGTCAAATTATACGAATTCCGATGATTCTTCCAAAACAGCAACTCCACGGCAGCCAAAGCTCCCATTTCAGAAAAACGTTCAATAAAGATTTTAAAGAGCCCACccaaaaaatcaataatatcctGTATAATAAGGTATAGTCAAACGGTAAATTGTTCCCCTTGTTTTTTTCTGAAACAttcaaaaactttttgaaaaattctAAATACTCTCAATTGAAATAGTAATCCCGGGATATCATATTGTGTTACCACTTGCCTTAACAAATTAACAACAGCCAGGTTAGTATCTTGACTGTTATTCATAAATGTCTCCAACACAGTAACGCATACGACGAGTACACTTTGACATGACAGTCTAAATTAGATAACCAAATACTTGTTAATTAAGTCACGAGCAgtcatttctttttcaatataCTCTACTTGAGAAGACGACGATTGGTCGCTTTCGTTGTGGGAATCAATTTGTTCTTTTACGTGAGAACATGATGACTGGAGAGACTCGATAATAGAGTCTCCTTTGAAAACATTCTCCATCGGCCAGATCTCTCTAAGacattttaaatatcaattaCTGGCAATGATGGAGAAACTTGACTCCCTTTTCTACATTTCCATCCAAAAGGAATTGTTTTATAGTATTACATGCTTTCGAACTGTTAAGATTagtatatattaagaaatgacTAAATAATGTAACAACCCTATGAACTTATTACACTTAAACATgtcgataataataaaataaaataggtgTGATAGATCAAAACTgagaaataaatacatttgaTCTTCTTCAGAAAGGTCAGATGTAGGATCGAATGCAGAAGTTCCATCATATGGAACTTTCTCAATCATTGAAACAACTGATTCCAGATTTTTCCAGTCAATTAAATTAGTTCTCTTTGGTTTATTCTTGCGTTTTATTCTCCGTTTGGTTTTTTGAGCGAAAAAATGAACTTTGGGCTGTAAGTAAACCGCGAATAAAGAAAGATAAAGGTGGACAGTCTCAACCAGGTCACATATAAACGAGCGTGACATTCTAGACCGACTGTAGCCCTTAAACACAGATATCAACACATCGAATGTTtcagaattataaaataaattctctAACATGCAAATAGCATATAACCTTGAAGGATGTTCATACTTTCCACCAGTGATGTATCATTAGAAAAGTGCTGAATAATCATAAACAACTCCTTGTATAAACGAATGGCCAAATTAAGTCTAAGCGATCACCCACTGATGGCCTAACCGATTAGATGACAGGCTAACAGTGAGTTTATCACGAAGACCCGTATTCCTAAAATTTTACTCATCCAGCTAACCTGGTTGTTTGGAGAGTTGTGGTTTGACCCatctcattcatatatttttcaatactACCTCTGGTGATCCTGAATGAGTGAACTGTCAGTAAATCACTAAAAAGTGAGTGCTGACAGGTCATACCTAACATATCCAACTTCCAAATTCGTTAGACgagcaaaagaaatgaaaaacgaaATAAACCAGATCCAATATGTCTCCCTTTCATGACTCATCACTTCCCATTGAGACTATATTGATATGGAATCGCCTTACTTTCACCATCCTCACAATTGGCGAAAAAGAATAAGTAAGGAAAGTGACGCAAAATTCTCTGAGTTGATTGTTGCCCAAAATGGATGGATTTGTGATGGAACAAACTTGTTTGGTTTTATTGAATGACAGTTGTTGCGTCCCGCGTGATATAATATTCGAGGGACCGCCTGAAGGAGGTACAGGAACGACAAATACTCCCCCAAAGCGTGGATGTctattaaattataatatacCTGGAACACCTCTTCGACGACCATTTTCCGGAAAGTGattgtctttccttttctctatccGCCAATAAAGACGTCCTGTGATTATACAATTGGTTTCTCTGCGAAGGTAGTTCGGATGATAGCGAACAAGGTGTCTTCAAATAGACAAATTAGATAACATGTTGTTTGAGAAGTAGGGAAACTATTTCAATGATGTAGTGGGGAAATGATTcaaattttctatcttttttccaATCAAACTGCCCCAGACATACAACTAGTTGTAGGAGCCCGCTTTCAGACATAACACTTGAATAAGCCAATAAACAATTACCAAATCAGCTTAGAATGGTCCTCTTCAAACGAgttctgtcaataaataaatgattaatacATTTCGTTGACCAATCGAGTCATTTCCTATTAAAAGAGCATTTCTGATAAGAAAGAGCCAGCGTTCTATATTCTTTCTGTCATTTTGAGTACGATCAAGCCAATTCTTGTCAATCAAAGCCCCTAAAAACTGACCCGCAACACACCAAAGTTCAGTGTCAGTCAAGCTCTATGCGAGTAAAGCATTAATTATAATAAACTCGTTTATAGCCTTGAAGATACCACATCAcctccaaataatgttgtctctCAATTCGATCCCTTGGTACTAGACCGTCGAAGCAATCGTGTGCAGGCTGGGTCAGATTTAGAATAAGCCTTTATAGTTAGTTATGATTATTGCCTTAGAACGGTCTCGGTTAACACAGAATCATCAGTATATGTCTTCAAAATTGGAATTAAGTCGTTTGAAAGAACATTAGCCTTCCCTAGAAATTGACGAACATTGCAATCTCGCCCATCTTGATGCACAGCTTTTATTAGTTCTCGAACAttctctaatattttttattttgatttgtaCCAAGGCAATAcggttcttttatatatttattatttttaatgcatCCCAAAGAACTAATTATCGCTTCTATCTGAGACTCGTTTTCCATTATATATTCGTCACACAAAACAGTTCTACAGTATGCGCtagtttatttaaatatttataaacttattAGGAATTTACTCCCTATAAAGTTTAGCTGGAATGAacaaaaaattccaaattcaaaagacaaaatatttgtATTGTGTTAAAGTGGTTTGATTGGTCAAAAACCTCTATACCAGGGGTGTCAAACATGCGGCCCTCAGCGTACTTTGCCAAACATAAGTGCGGTCTGATTTAATGGctataaaatgcaaaaaattattctttatttttttacatttaattaaaatttttaattgtatttttaaatcgtGTCTGTTAATGTCACGTGCTTCTtcttgaataaaaaagaaacgctCCTTGAAAGATGAACGGAGAGTGTTTCAAGATAAATGGGAACTTTTCTATTTTTGCACAATGGTTGATGGAAAAATACATTGTTTGATATGTAACAAGTTTATTGCTATATCGAAAGAATACAACCTAAAGAGGCATTATCAATCTAATCATCTATCATACAATTATTTCATGCTCTTGAAAAAATTTATCTTGtttaaagatatttcattaaCAAGAAACACTGCTGCCGAACACATTAATGAAATGGCATGAAATTTGAAACACCAATTAAAGTCTGATTTGTTAAAATTCGAATATTTCATTTAGCAtgctcattttaattttattattcatcaGAAATATTTATGCTCAAAGATATTAAAAGTGGAAAATACCATTAGTTTGGTCACGAAAACAGTAGACTATATCAGAGGTCATTCCCTCAACCACCGGCAGTTTAGTAAACTGCTGACAGATATTAATAATCAGTTCAGCGACATTTCTTTTTATACTCCAGTCCGCTGGTTATCACTTCACAAAGTTGTtaaaagatttaaataattttatttatggagATAAAAGGGCAAAACACAGACGAAATGAAAAGTCAATCTTGGATTAAACATTTGGCATTTGCAGTGGATATTACCACACATATGAACGATCTTAATTTAGAATTGCTGGGCAAAGACAAGCTCATAACTTAGTTGTCAGATCATATCaagttttttattttgaaaataaaattatggaagTTTCAGCCATTAAATGAAGATTTATCTTATTTTCCTACGTGCAAAGAGCTCAGGAGTACTGTTGATGCACATAATGTAATGAATTTTTCTCAGTATGAAAGACAACTAGAATCGTTGTTAAAGGAATTTCAAGAAAGATTTAATGATTTTTCGTCTTTTGAACAGCAATTTTCATTATTTGCATCAccattctcttttaatgtttcCAATGCAGATGAAAGTTTACAAATGGAACTATTGGAAATCCAATCAGATTCCATACTTAAAGCTAAATATTTGGAGGTTGGAATACTTGCTTTCTTTTCATATCTTCctggaaaatttaaaaactttaaaaagtttGCAACAAAAATCATTGCTATGTTTGGtttgacatatgtgtgtgaacagcttttttcatttatgaaaatgACAAAAACTGGTCAAAGAACAAGACTAACTGATGAACATTTATCCTCTTTAATAAAAGTCGGAACTACACAAATAGCTCAGCCTGACATATCAAAAATTGTATCTAAAAAAAATGTCAATCCTCTGGAAGCAGCTCTCACCAAAATTAAAGGGCGATAATTCAATAATTTAGTTTCTcttaataataaatatcagaattaatctccccttaatgagaaattattataaatgcggcCCTCGAAGCCAAATTGTAACAAAATGCGGCCCTCAAAGCGAAATGAGTTTGACACCCCTGCTCTATACCATTTGAGTttataaaaaaacccaaaacaaaaaaatcacatAAAGACTCATTGGtacttttgcatttcatcctgcacGAAAATAGCctctaaatgaattaatgaaaatttttatgaatattagatcgaaaatttaaaaaattgaactatgccgattttataaattttattctagCTATTTCTAAGGCAACCCCTAATACTCGTATCTGAACAGTAGACCCGATTAGTTCGGAAGCAAAGATCATTAAAATGAAGACTGTAACGGTGTTGACCATCTCTAGAACTTCATAAATTTACTAAATGTCAATCTCGGGTTCCATTCGATTATCTGATCTCCGAAGGTATCTCAAGCCAGAAAAGTTTGGACGACACTGTCACAGTCTTCATTTTAATGATCTTTGCTTCCGAACTAATCGGGTTGAATTGGTATTGCATTTTGTTCCTTCTGAGCCGCACTGGCGATTGGTTGGATGGCTTCCAGATAATCACAACTAAGTTACAATTAACTTAGTagaatttattagtttgttgactTTACTTAGTAGTTTGACCCTAACACTATTGATTTGTTGATTTCATATGATTAGTAGTTACAATTAACTTTCCTTTTCAAAAAGGTAAGTTCGACATATTATGTGACATGGGCGGCTGGATACGTATGGGCAACCGGTtacctgacgtgaccttgaagcttaacttaatgtcaatattgtaattaatattaaacttcaaagaataataacttgttaattattttttaagtctggacaTTGGCACAATCGAAATTTTGCTCatcgaattttttatctattaaatttaaatgtttaaactaCCTCAACGCGATTGTTCGATAAAATACTGATAATTTCTGCAGATGGATAATATGGAGATTCAAACTTATCCAGTCGCAACGAAGGATTTGTTCCAAAGTCTTTTTTAACTCGAAcctaaacattaatttttatgcATACCTTATCACCAACACTAAATTCATACTTACTATTGTGAACATTCATTTTTCTGTTCATCGCTTTGTAATAATTAGAATTAGGATCAATGGGGTTGATTTCGAACTGAAATCTTTTCGGACTTGTAAACGAATAATTACAGTCATCtacatatagaaattcaaattacatGAATTTTCAATTGGACTCGGACAATTGTTTGCATCATCGACTTGATCAGGACTCAACAAATCATTACTTGAATTATCTaaggaataattttataattacaaccataaaatattgtatttattccacTTATTCCCCGGTATCTTTCAAAAGGGCTCTCATTAGAAGATGAGTGGACAGAAATGTTATAACTGTACactgcattttctaatttttccagccactttttattatcattgtcgatcatttttgccatttttcttgtaattgactggttgaagcgttcgacaatcccttgtgagcggggattgtttggccttccgtgaattcgtttgatattgaattcctcacatagattggtcatttcacgattcttgaattcagtcccattatcggactgaagaaattgacacggaccatttaagaaaaataatgatctaAGGTTTTCACAAACTTCATTTGAGGACTTAGTGTAGAGCAGCCTCGcaaatgcaaatctataaaaattgttaaaaaaactaacctgctatatacgtcaatgaccgttaaaatccatttaaaatttttatttatagtagaaaaacttttcagatctataagatctatctgaaatctttcatttggGCAAGATGCAAAGACATAGTTATTTATATCTCCAATCTAggatttaaaaaagttaaaacttttaagggtcgcgcaaatttacaaatttcacagtttcgaatgacttttcgaataatctcgtttttaactgtgaaatatcgttgtcgacattcatattcaattttgttaaCTCCTCCATGCGAGAAGTCATGCAAACTATTAGCAACGATCTCCATTTCGGGTTCATTGTCTAGGCAAATCACTAGCTTGTGATCTGAATTCGCACATTTAAGATACAATCTATACATTTACAATTTGTATGATACCTTTCATtaattacagtaaaattttcaattttcttaactagtctatattttttttgctttgtaagatgttcaggaaatttatcctgtaaagcatcttttaaaatttgatattccaaACTATTCTTTACATAACCTTTCTACGAGGACATTGCTGCAAAATATACTTGCACGCTAGAAATAACTCAAGAAATTTAGGTTTTCcaccaaaaaaattaatttctgataattaaattcctacaaatataattttttgtcaaaatgagagagtctttagctaatttagtaaattattaaatgataagaatgagtcgcggtctaattaaaagatttataatttaatcccatcaatgtcataattgcacatttcaaggtcacgtcaggtatcGCGCGGCCCATAGGTATCGCGCAAACCATGTCACATATGTCAACATGTCAAAGTTAAAAAGGGATCGGAATATTTATGGTTATTATGTCAAAAATTTATGTCAAAACAAAAAGTCAACATATTTTTTAGAGGATCTCGTTGCGATCTTCATAAGAAACTGTTTCGCGGACCTCAGAATTGACGACTCTcataattgattttgaaaatgaagCACTCACGATATTTAAACAGTATTTTTATTCCCATTAATCAATTA encodes:
- the LOC115231257 gene encoding general transcription factor II-I repeat domain-containing protein 2B-like, with product MNFSQYERQLESLLKEFQERFNDFSSFEQQFSLFASPFSFNVSNADESLQMELLEIQSDSILKAKYLEVGILAFFSYLPGKFKNFKKFATKIIAMFGLTYVCEQLFSFMKMTKTGQRTRLTDEHLSSLIKVGTTQIAQPDISKIVSKKNVNPLEAALTKIKGR
- the LOC118761849 gene encoding glutathione hydrolase proenzyme 2-like, with the translated sequence MYFFNMKITELKMIIGGLIILALSISIALGIDTILIHRKTENIHGAVSSSSPLCSSHGRSILKDGGSAVDAAISVALCIGVVNAHSSGIGGLISGDRSLVGEPLLLSEIRQETLRPKAFNTKISIQEIRYTPQLGNIYSSNISNTCCVRKEGEKVKLTELATTLSIIASEGIKPFYEGEIADNIISAVYQSF